In Archangium violaceum, the following are encoded in one genomic region:
- a CDS encoding sensor histidine kinase, translated as MLVVDDSRSDRLMAIRVLRRAFPGCVLEEVEDEARWRQVLTGPRFDAAIIDYRLPWADGMELLQSIQRRWPGVPVLMLSGTADENQALEAVQEGLEEYLPKTAGSYALLPRSVRFALERARQRQALIEANETLHLVIEGVRGHAIFLVDPEGRVLTWNAGAQAITGYREEEVVGRFVRPLLVPEASPGERLGREVEEAVRRGVYTGEGWRLRKGGGRFWADISVSALHGEGGAPRGFVVVLRDVSERKRLEEERRQASEFRERLLGIVSHDLRSPLQAILLQSQLLPRDVRPEPVMRATSRISQAAERMGRMIADLLDFTRGRLGGGIPVERVPGDLLVLVREVTEELRLAHPHRRISFVAMGEGHGEWDKDRLTQVVQNLVSNALKHGAEDVPVRVEMQGEEDPVVLSIHNEGRPIPPELMLHLFDPFRRGKDAGASDRLTTGLGLGLYIVQEIVHAHGGTIHVTSSAEAGTCFTVRLPRRPLVAVSPR; from the coding sequence ATGCTCGTGGTGGATGACAGCAGGTCCGACCGGCTCATGGCCATCCGCGTGCTCCGGCGGGCCTTTCCCGGCTGCGTCCTGGAGGAGGTGGAGGACGAGGCGCGGTGGAGACAGGTGCTCACGGGCCCCCGGTTCGACGCCGCCATCATCGACTACAGGCTCCCCTGGGCCGATGGGATGGAGCTGCTGCAGTCCATCCAGCGGCGGTGGCCGGGCGTCCCCGTCCTCATGCTCAGCGGGACGGCCGACGAGAATCAGGCACTCGAGGCGGTGCAGGAGGGCCTGGAGGAGTACCTGCCCAAGACGGCCGGGTCCTACGCCCTGTTGCCGCGCTCGGTGCGCTTCGCCCTGGAGCGGGCCCGCCAGCGTCAGGCCCTCATCGAGGCGAACGAGACGTTGCACCTCGTCATCGAGGGAGTGCGCGGTCACGCCATCTTCCTGGTGGACCCGGAGGGACGCGTGCTCACGTGGAACGCGGGTGCCCAGGCCATCACGGGCTACCGCGAGGAGGAGGTGGTGGGGCGGTTCGTCAGGCCCCTGCTGGTGCCCGAGGCCTCACCGGGTGAGCGGCTCGGGCGCGAGGTGGAGGAGGCCGTGCGCCGGGGGGTGTACACGGGCGAGGGCTGGCGGCTGCGCAAGGGCGGTGGCCGCTTCTGGGCGGACATCTCCGTGAGTGCCCTGCACGGAGAAGGGGGCGCGCCGCGCGGTTTCGTCGTGGTGCTGCGGGATGTCTCGGAGCGCAAGCGGCTCGAGGAGGAGCGCAGGCAGGCCAGCGAGTTCCGCGAGCGCCTGCTGGGCATCGTCAGCCACGATCTGCGCAGTCCCTTGCAGGCCATCCTGCTGCAATCCCAGCTCCTGCCGCGCGACGTGCGCCCGGAGCCGGTGATGCGCGCCACCTCGCGCATCAGCCAGGCCGCGGAGCGCATGGGGCGGATGATCGCCGATCTGCTGGACTTCACGCGGGGACGTCTGGGCGGAGGCATCCCGGTGGAGCGCGTGCCGGGGGACTTGCTGGTCCTCGTCCGCGAGGTCACCGAGGAGCTGCGGCTGGCCCATCCCCACCGCCGCATCTCGTTCGTCGCCATGGGGGAGGGACACGGCGAGTGGGACAAGGATCGGCTCACGCAGGTGGTGCAGAACCTCGTGTCCAATGCCTTGAAGCATGGGGCGGAGGACGTGCCCGTGCGGGTGGAGATGCAGGGCGAGGAAGACCCGGTGGTGCTGTCCATCCACAACGAGGGCCGGCCCATCCCGCCCGAGCTCATGCTCCACCTGTTCGATCCGTTCCGGCGGGGGAAGGACGCTGGCGCCAGCGACAGGTTGACCACGGGCCTGGGGCTGGGCCTCTACATCGTCCAGGAGATCGTCCACGCCCACGGGGGCACCATCCACGTGACGTCCAGCGCGGAGGCGGGGACGTGCTTCACGGTGCGCCTGCCGCGTCGCCCTCTCGTGGCCGTGAGCCCGCGGTAA